Part of the Diprion similis isolate iyDipSimi1 chromosome 4, iyDipSimi1.1, whole genome shotgun sequence genome is shown below.
TTCAGCATAGTTACAATCTTCTATAAAGGCGAAATTATCACAATAATTTTCTCCTCATTGGGTGCGGTTATTTTTTCCGTGTATCTTGTTTATGATACGCAACTGATGATGGGTGGTAAACACAAGTACTCGATTTCCCCCGAGGAATATATTTTTGCTGCTCTCAACATTTATCTTgacattattaatatttttgtgtACATTCTAAGAATCATCGGCGCTTCTGGACGTTGATTTGCAACAACATGattcataatatttactgCTGGTTTGCCATTTCTCTAACGCGAAGAAACtctcgaaaaataaatattctgatAACTTAAAACTTTGACTGAGACTGACGTTTGTATTCGCGTCCTGACAACGAGAAAAAGGTGCTTATTCCGCGGTTCCAATAACCtatatgattaattttttttaataggtcCTGTATTCCAATATGTTGGACCAAACTgattatcttgaattttgtcCGGTCGACGCGCTTGTTCCTCTCGTTTCCTGTTTTATTATCACCAAATGATTAGTGTTAACGTCATTAGTGGACGGTAGAATGATTACAATCCTATTAATTTGTTATACGTTATTAAACAATGGCTTGTAATTCAATATTACGTTAAATTTTGTCTGTTCCTTTTTCAAGCAGTCACTCtaaatttttcgtattttttattcctttggACTATAGAGTGATTGcagaattttctgtttttttttgttatcttcGTTTCATAGATTTatgatgaattattattacccCTTATTCACCCTTTTTCATTCAATGATCTAAccgtacaaataatttttttatctctacaCTAGATTAtcttttatatgtatagactTGTCTGTCGACAAATTAggttttaatatacatatgataATGTAAGAtttgcgattttgaaaaagatgtCGTCTCGAGTAGCCTCGTTAGTGGGACTAGTCTTTGTTCGTGATTTATCTAAATTTGATTTGATCAAGAATAAAAGGTACTGCTTTTTTGATTGTATAAAGAAGGTACCTATTCACCCAGTATATTTTAACAACGGGATCGCCGCCATCTTATAGGGCCCACAACACCTGTGACGTCATTTTCGTAAGTTGTCAAGTCACATCGTTATGGCAAAGTGGCCAACCGTAGTTGGTTTGCCTTTACCAATGAAAcagaatgaatttattaatgaaatcgcgtataacttattcaaatataatagAACTTCACaaactgttttcattttttaaattcccgTACTTAAAATAAGTTGTAGCTCTATAAGATGGCTGCCGTACGGTCAGTTAACTCGAGCCGAAAGCTAGTTGTATATCAGTGATCTTAGCTctaagataaaaatattatacagtgatataaataaatgaataacttGGTTACAGCGCCGACCACTATTGTTGTAAAAAGAGTCTTCCCAAGCGTCAACTCGAGAGCACGTTTTTGTCCTATGGTTTCCGTGTTTCACTGCAATTGCCATTATTAATCAGAGAACCTCCTATATTTTAAAGTATGTAACACAAAAGTTACAATGGAAAtgaagtttgttttttctgtcTCGAGCTTCTCTTCTTGGTTTATAGCTATGCAGAATAGTTGATTCGTTtaatttcacttcttttttaccttctacttaccaaatttttgttcaagaaTATCCTTAAGACACAAGACTCTTTGTATTCCTATGATAAGTAGTCGTTGAAACAGATAACGGAAAATCTAGAGTTTTTCGTATTGAACAGCTTTTGCTGCCAATTAAGAGCTCATTTTTGTCTGCTCCATCCAAATATCGCAAGTATTTCCAACTAGGGTTTTATTGGAATGTATGGACATCAATATCGTTAGAATAGAGCCTCTGGCGATTTGGGCCGAATATACCAATGGCGTCTTTCAGGGCTGTCGAGAACAGacctgagaataaaaattcaccctcTAAGTATTTGTCTAAATTCATCTTTGTGTGACCCCTTTAAGGACAGTACGTTGTATTACTAGTGCGGAAAGTGGACGATTTCCGATGAATGTAAACGCAGCATGATCCATGGCCAGCCTTGTACATAATCACACGAGTCAGATTTTGTCCGTCCGTACACGTGACACGCGCTATTTCTTGCAACAactaatataatattgtaatgcAAAAGAAGTAGATCAAGAGCAGGTGAAAAGCCCAGAGGCGTAGCTTCAtaaaacctaacctaaacgcGGAAACGTCGTGTTGTACTCAGTCCAATGCCTAATGCGCATCACTGGCGCTGCCTAAGGTCCATGcgtaaaattgatttattgaaaAGAGCGCATGCGCGTAGAAAGCCCTAGTTTAGAAAATACGGCATATCAattgtgcgcatgcgccaaggTCGATTTACTCCACAGTCTTCTAAAATCGAATTTCTTACACCggtattggagaaaaaaattcaattgatcataattctgtataaattttccgCACTTTGTATGGTTTTGGCGTATTATTTAATGcgaataatgataacaataataatgcgTTATCTTGGATATAATTCAATGTATAAAACACTCCGATATTGaatgttctttttcttttaaattcgtCGATCCTCAACACTGTACTCTCAAGGGTGAAAATTCATCTGGGTGAGTAGATACGATAATGATAttccattctttttttctttgttatatatatagatacgaGTCGCTAAAACGTCCCTCAAACGTGGATTCCTTGTTATACAAATACATCCTAAGTCTACCAAACcgaaaatgtttctttttttcaatttcttattcTATCTACTTTCTCCACTCTGCAGACAGAGTCTGTTGATTGATCGGGAGAATCTTTCATCGCGACTAACTTCGTTGTTGCGAGGAAGGAAATCAATGATGCGTGATCGTATAATCGTGCCGACTGACTCTCAGAGGGCTTACAGCGTTACAtaagtttcttttctcttcttctcattCTACTTTCGTTCTTCTTCTCATCTCGGAATTCGAAATCGTTGAATACTTCTCAACGATCCTTCAGATGGGCGAGGCTAAAAGTTCCAAAATCACACGACTGTTGGgagtaagaaaattaaacaggtgcaaaaatttagaaaaatcagAAAGTAACAGGTTCACTgtatcaaatttcaagaaacatAACGatctatttgaaaatttcaaattgcagaatttttacgGTCATATATTCCGGCCATTTACACTCTTATTCTgctacattttgaaattttgtgagatatatttttgtgtctttgaaaatttgacattatGGACCTTCTATTTTCTGATCTTCCAACATCTTTACCGCGgttcaaaaaatcaaagatgGTGGTGAAAAAGCAACACCGAAACACTTTCATATccttctttttgtttattaagaCGATGTTGTTTAACACGTATATACGAtacttgaaattaaatttattgcatATCAATATATAGGTACCTCATCACGTACATTCATATGTATACAGTCACAGACCGATTCGTTATAGCACTAAGAAATAACTATACATTCATATCACTACGTATCTTGTCATTTCTACCACGCAGAATAGGATCAACTGTTTTTCGTTGAATCGTTCGTGCAGTTTAGTAAAAAATTGGTCCAAGCAAAATATAACAACTATCAAACACAAGCTTATGAAGTTTAACCGAAAATGTAGTTCAATTTAAATTAAGTCTCGTCCAGtcgatacaaaaaatatctttacTATAAATCGCGGATAACTTTTCTCATCAGTTGACTCgcaaagaattcatttaccAATAAAATGACcaagaattcatcaaaattgGTCAAACTTTAATTGGTACAATGCAGTTCCAAAAGGTCGTAGAAGAGGATTTGAAGTCcaactttttatcatttttttgagaaaatgacACTATTTTAATACggttcgaaaaataaatcaatcgtTGCTGTTACTAAAGGACAGATTATTTTCACCATCAAAAGAAAGTTTCAGATTCTTTTGCTGGACTAAAAAATTGCGAAGGTtttagaaaaagtaataaaattaccGCGTCACTTAATCTCTGCgttctaaattttcgaaaatcaactCATGCACTGATCCCCTAATTAAATGCGTAGGTACGTTTCACTAGTTCTCAGTTACATAGCCTCGTCTGGCTTAAAAAGCGACTGTTTTATGccaagcaaattttttttttctttttaccttttaCGAAGGTTTGTAGGTATACTTCACAGTTTACAGCTTGCACCGCATTACGGCTCATTACTAGCTAACTGCTCGTATTCTTGGTGTTACACTTGAACGGTTTGCACGAGTTAGAATGGAAACGCGTGTGGAACTTCTCTCTTCAGCCATCTCCTTGACCTATTAAATTTGCCAGTTATTAAACGCGTCCCGAGTAGTTCCAACAGCTGCTGGAGAATTCTAAGCACGGCAAACTGCAAGAGAATTATCATTTTACAGGTGGATTATCACCACACAGGTTtatcatatatttatgtacacaaCATTCACGGATTCACTTACATCTTCGCATCATCACCGGGTCTCTTGCCtctctttttttgatttgcaattatttgcaaaagaaaaaaacaaatcggcACCTGGCGAtatgcaaaattcaaaaaattatagacaaattttgaaaaaatcactcCGAATATCCACGACAAATCGTAATAGTTCAGGGAGATCGAATGCGAAATCAATCCAGTTTTTCCCCGAGGAAAGACACCCCGTTTATGTGCGATTATACATACCAGTTTATACGTATCTTAAGTTGACATATacgtattgttattatattttataatacacGTGTACGATTTAATACGAGACAGCGTATAcatagaatataaatatattacatatgattattaaatataattttagtcctggtgaaaattattccgTCAAAATcgatgaaggaaaaaatctgaaatttgaacgggaattttataaatattgttccGGCTAAACGTGACGTTAATTAGGATAAAATcaagaatttacaaaattctgaaataaaattttcatttaatagaTTATATgtacagaatttttcgtcaatatttattctttttttttttttttcaaacatatgGAATGacatgaatattattttgaatttttcatgatttaCCGACAAAATATCGTCCGAGACtccgataaataatttttttttttttttttccatcgaatcCTTTTGTGAAAAAACTTTCACCGAATCGTGTGCAATTAAAAACACACACATTTATCTCTTCACACGTCACACGCATTCAAACAGTAAACTGCAGTCGTTCCAATAAATGCTAAAACACTTGATGAGTAGTTTTTTGTCTTATAAatgtaaatgtataataaagcGACTTGGTAGAGTCTCGTGccaagtacatacatacattattcaAGCAGGTTGGTTGGTCAAAAGTTGATTctctttattcattttattaataGGTATTtgtacatttattatttataaaattattatatccttGAACTATGAAGATCTAGTTAGAAGTAcaaaattgtatttattttattaaattgtaAACGAAAACTTGGATACGTATGCTCTGTTTCAAATCATCTCAAAATAGTACAAAATATAGGAAATTTGTTCTATTTCAGTCTAcgatttctcattttattcgaaagaaatttttgcacGAAGTTCTTGTGACGGGTTATCTTGGTTTTTAGTTATCGATTCactatattaattataaactaTATCGGTGCAATGTTGTAAAGTTAAAATACCGGAAAATGACACCTCGATGAAAAAAGTGTGCATTTAGAAAACGATATTCTTAACGAAACGAGTAATCACgatattttcaacgatttgcAGGTCATTTAAAACGGAGCATCGATGTCTAAGtctttgtttataattttattattttctaatttcctatttcaaaatcaatctTCGTAGCCTACGAATATAGTAAATTGATAAAAGCTCAAGGTACGACTGTCTGGTAAtacgataaataaaatgtatcGATTTTTCACCAACCAAACTCTTCAATATAACCGTATTCAGGTAAGCAAAGGGGCGGAagaaaggagaggagagagagagagagagagagctggcGAAAGAGGCGAAGGAGCCAAGAGCTGGATCCTCCAAAAATGAATCCTGCAGCCCTTTTCTTATacctttttttcacctctttatTACACtttatcttttcatttttcatttaatttaattttctcatccTTCTTTTCGTTCGATACCCTAAGAATCGCGCACCGCAAGATACatcgtatatttatttacagttCGAGGACCTCATCACCTGGCCGTACGAAAAGCTCGCGTTTCCCTCATTATTCGCTCACACTATCTTGTCGCGACATTTGCAAGTAGCTCGGCAAAATTGCCGTCGTTCATGGCCCTGCTGCGTGTTGCTTTCGCAAAGCCAGTTTGGCCAGGTATCGTTCAGTTGCTGACAATTTGCCCAGAGATCAGCCCAAGGACATGCATTTTTGCACAGCTTTCCCAGACGGCAGTGATCCTTGCAAGCGCTGCACGACGGTCCTTCGATGTACGGCGTGCTCAGTCGCTTGGGATGATTGCCTCTGCgcaagaaacaatttttttcgtcaagtcATTTTATGGAATGtcctttaaaatttttacacctgCGAAAAAAAGCTTCGTAGTTTAGCTAGCTAAGCTTTCAAACTATCATTTTGGGAGCGAAGTTATATTggacttttctattttcttaatcGGTTACTCGGTGaacggatatttttttaataccgaTCGAGCAATGATTGGTTTTTGACAAATTAATCCATACTTTAGAAAGCCCTAATTTTGAGACCATGATTTTTAGAGAAAAGTTTTATGGAACTGTTTTCTATGGATCGTAGATCGATTACTTAGTGACAccattgttgatttttttctcattaactgatgtacaatttttatatgaattttAACAAGTTTTCTGTTTTCGGAGAAACTTCACTTTCACGCAACAATAATTAGAGATCGTGAACCGATTCATGTGGATTTATAGAAATTACCATTTTGAATGGAATCGGTTTATTAGTATTTCATTTAACGGCGGGTACTCTAAATCCAGTTACTCAATCCTGAAAAAACGGATGAACCGAAAATAAGGctctgcgattaatcgattaatcagcagcttcgattaatcgtttttccaattattcgattaatcgacgatTACGATTAATCTGTGGTCTGACTTATattgattaatcgatcaaCCAGAATAAagatcaatcgattaatcagAATAACAATTGATCTAAAAACTCGAATAATCAATCAATTgatcaatttaaaaaacgatATTCAAAGCTTCTGATTTATGGATCAATCGCACAGCCCTAACCTTAAATACCGTTTCATTGTTGAATCGAATAAGTTGAATGAATTTCGGAATAAATTTACGAATCAATTTACCCAGAGTCAATAGAAACTCAGTAACTTTATGTGAAAAGGTTAACGAATCGGAAATCTCACTCTAACTCTAAGCATgcaatgatgaaaattatgatgaATGTAtcagcaataataattatgtaaatTACATCAATTACAAACAATCTCCAggaataatgaaattaaattgttCACAGATtaatatatcaaatatatGAAGAATCGACACTGATTTCATGCCGAAAAAATTCCTTGTATTTTAGTAGCTTATTTTTTGCACCGATTATAAGAAATTACAATTTAATCTCAtatggaaaatgaaattttttggtacagTAGAACTCTGCCTTCTAATTAAAACTGAAATACGAACAAAAGCGACACCGCcatctttgaaaattgttagtaagtaactatttttattgaaaaatattgagtaataaaaacaagtgttataaaaatataagagGGCGTGAAGTGAGAAGATATGATCTTCAGAAATGTTCTTTTACAGTCAACTTAGATCGTTTTATCTTTTATTCCTCATTTCACTGAACTGCCAAAAATTTAGTGGGTGCATCTGAATATAAtagatacataaaaaaaattgcaacggATAAAAAGTGGGCCATATTATGACTACtgttagaaaaaagaagagaaacaaTTGTACTCAAATCACTACTCATATGAGTTTTTGAGTCATAATTTATTCCTCTGGACGATTTTGATCTATATTCGAGGGCGCATTTAGTTAGTTACTAGGAATGCGTAACGCCCTGTGGAATGTTCAAGAAGCATTTCAGCGATGTCGCCAATTTCCATCAACTCGAAGGGGTTAACCGCTTTCCAAACTCCCTCACACTGGTTGTTTACAACATTTGCAGGAATTTTATCGGATTTCAAAGGATCTGGAAATTGTTGTGGAATTTCCTGGAAACGTTGGATCTGTATTGTGGTAAATTCTAGTTGGGATTTCGTGAATTTCCAGAACTGAGTGAGGTACTTTAATCATCGTCGTTTTTAGTTTGACTTGAGTTTTGAGGGTTGAGTTTAATGagctgaaaattaattcttttcattAATTCTACTACGAGATAATCgatcattgaaaattatttaaatcgttatatttttaaactaaaaAGATCTCTGggaacagaaagaaaaacgaaaaatactgGATCTATGAACAACTAAGACATCGATGATTTATTTCGAATTATCTTCCAATAGTTCAAAATTTAGTAGATTCTCTCAATTTTATCTTACAATcgctcattttattcaaactctTATTTTCTACATATCCAATGATACGGTTTTTTCTCTCAGCAGttgatttaatattttcatttattgaacATAGtcaatgttggaaaaaaaatcttcccaTGAATTTATTTAAGAAATAGTTTTCTGAATAAGATGAACTATCGTAAATTGAAATCGAACAAATCTTTCGGATTTTTAACCGTTTTGAAGTAATTTCAAATGAAGTATCGATATCTGcgccattttttataattccagtactttctattttttatgttacgatctcgattattattaaaaaacaattaggTATCTCACGAATGTACTATTTTGATGGATATTCGATGTACGACTACTTcgtaatgaaattaatttaaaaagtatcgatttttgatttttgttgaatttttcagagaGCTATTCTAGATTATTACTACtcgttgatttttcaagttttttgaatgatttctAGGAACTTGTATGCGATTTTAAAGATTTTGGTGATTATATTTCGTttagaaattgaggaaaaaaaaacaaacaaattagtCATTCTAACACGAAAATAATTTCGGATTTATGCGACTGAAGAATAAGTTCGCGAatcgaaagagaagaaaattgaaaatcttatttcatttttaggaACATTCTTTTCAAGCATAGATTTTTAGTACAACCCAATTACACCTACAAGTACGAATTTGGTCTCGATTAACAAAAacacgatttgaaaaaaattatgcaacaaTAATTGCCGAAGATTCAGCAGCTTGATAACTAACTCGAGTAGTAATTCGGTTACAAAATTTCGCGGACACAGATAGGGTACAAAAATTCTTCGACCTCGACGAATTCCAATCAcgaaatcgaatgaatttaACAGGACGCAGCTCAGACCTGACATCGATTCTCGAAAGTGGTTAATTCCTCACTTTCACGATTCATTGGATCCTAGTTCCATTCCGCAATTATATAACCAAACCCTGTGCTGGTGAAGGATAATATGAAAGAGGGAAACAAGATGGGGCGAAACTCACGCTGGGCAGTAGTTGCAGACGTAGCTGAAGTAGGGCCTTCCACCGGGCCCCGTTTTTCCGGGACATTTGGCCCATCCGCAACCCACTCGATGGGTTGGCGCCCAGACCATCTGGGTGTAATGTCCTATCTTACCGAGGTCGTTCTGGGCCTCGGTGCCATATTTAAACAGCTGCTTCTCCAGATACCACGTCTTGATCGCGAAGAACCTATGgaaacgaaacaaatgaagaattttttatcgcgGTTAAAGTTTGAAGTTGTTGAAGCTGTTGATGACTCGAATATTTAAGGCAATCCAAGTCTGGTCAGTCCAAAattgtttccaaaattttgcaaatagtGTATCAAGTATTTCGCTGTCATAACATGATTTTGAGGATGACTTGAAACCCATTCGAAAAATCTACAAgaatgtaattattattggcGTTAAAGGTAGAGGACTCGAATGAAATAACATTTTAATTATGTGATCATAATTAgtggtaaaatattttaatcaatCTCTTTTCCTGAGGATTCATTAATGATGTGGATGTCCCATTTGTTCCTAagactgaaaaatattgacagCGACAAATCTGCGAGATGAACTTCGAAGAGGCTCTCAATGATTATCGTGTAAAAACATGATCAACTATTATGCAGTGAATTTATTTACAGATTTGTTTACCTTCGTAGTGTAACACGGAAAAATAcagattataaataaataggaCAAAACTGTTGGAAAGAATTCACTCAACTAAcaacaaatgattttttttttttttttatctaaaaattcTGTCTAGCTGAAAGAAATTCTCTGCAGAATTTcggaaagaggaaagaaaaaaaaaaaccaacaaccaAAATAAGTATTATTTCAACGGAGAGATAATAAGTTAGGATTAAacaagatttaaaaatatatttgccACTGCATATCTGATTCCTATAGCACACATAAATAGCCACTCATCGAAGATACAAAAGTTAATTGGTGTGAAATGAGGTGAAAACGATGTATAAATTCGAACAATGCAATACAGCATAAAATAAGAGAGGAGTACCTCATTTTATTGACAATAATTGGATCTTAGAATGaattatcgattttcaatgtCTCGTTTAAATTGCTTCGTCTTGTtccgtttacttttttttttttttttttttttttgtcttaccTCTTACGATTTCTTGGTAATAATTAGGAAATATAAAACGacaaagagagaaggaaataTACAGAAGTGAAGAGCAGACGACAGGAGAGCCGTCATTGCGAGGGCGTTGTTGATTGTTATAATCAATAcattaccattattattatcattgtcgtTTTCATTATTGCTAGTTTAATTAGCACGTACACGGGTGATTAAtcttctcccccctccccccccccccccccccgcaagCCTATACCGACGGCCTGCGTAAacgagtttgttttttttttctttgttcggaataaaaaattaccaacacGTCGTTCGCATCTCCGAAgtactaattaattaatattaataattttctgattaAACTATTACGAAGTTATGCGAGCTGCTTCCGCTTCACGGATACCTCGGGGTAGGTATCGAAACTTTGCTGAACTATAAACACCCTCTTTGACTCTGGGAGGTTGTAATTTAGGCAAATATTAACCTGCAGcgttgagaaaattatataattatcatgATAATTAAGAATTATATCTACCGGAATTTGGAATTGATATCTTCAATATATATTACTCAAAATACTAATCGTTAGACTCGagttaatcattttcaaattaatatcgTTGATAATTCTAGAAAGGAATGTTGATAAATTttggttaaatatttttgacaaaCTGTGATGTGTTTGAAAATGTAAGGCTTGTGATATCGAATTTCTAAAGATGCAAAGATCTGTTTTACagtgttagaaaatttttgaagccgaagcATGGAAGTCAGAGTGTAAAAGAAAGTCTAAATGTAGATAAAAAGCCAAAATATAGACTCGTGAAAATTCTGATGATCTTCTCTGTATTCTATCTTTCTACATTTCGATTtctaaaattgtgaaattctataaaacCTTTTTTCGCGATGTTGCAACGTCGATATTGTGATCTGTCTCctttctaattttcttctaCATTTTCACCCTCGCTATACGAGTTTACATTTTTGGCTTTCGATACTTCGAAATTTCTACGTTTTAACTTTTCTACTACTCTTCGCCCTTCTACATTCTAAAATTCTAATGAattgaattcttgaaaattcgatattttaatGCCCTCCATAATACAGCTACCCCACTTCCTGACTCTTGCCCATTTTCTTCCTACGAGAAACTGGCTTCGCGTCCTCTTTCAGAAATCCCAAATTAAAGGTAGTCTGGCGGATCAGCCCGGAAGATTCGGACGAGGAATGACAAGGTCTTCGTACAGCCCCCGTCAACAGGTGGCTTTGCCCGGGGATTTGGAACAACAATACTACGAATTATCCCCCTCTGTATCTACCTGACAAATCGCGGTTTATATAGTACATAACCAAGCCAGGATCACAAGGTAGTCCTTATACTCTCGGTTCACGATTTGCAGGACTTTGTCGTGCGTTTAAAAGACCCTGGAATTACATCAactctaattttattttctggacTTTCAGGACTCTTTGTGGGGGAAAACCCGCGAGGCACATTTAGAAATGAGCGGGTAGACACTTTTCACTTAACTTGGAGGGTTTTAATCAGAATctagaaatctgaaataagtacttgaaaaaattcccggTGCCAAATCGCttttgatataattttacGTAACGTAATATTattctttatattttattaaaaagtaaattcgtcgaaaatttaCAGCGATTTTGATCATTCGATTCCACTACgtagaatcaaaattttaacgaaaccAAAAGTGTCAATCTCAAATTGTGTTTTATCTGTCTTTagtattcaattaaatttttgttataaCCAAACAATTATTCTACAATTGTTTACAACAGGACCTTATAGAATTTCCCAAAGAATACCttgaacgataaaaaattatcaagtcATGAGAATAGAGGAaacgttttcatttcttaaaatatgcaaaaaatctgtaaataaCTGCAAAAACAatccacaaaaaaaataacacatttgaaatttaattattacttattttaaTATGGTAATTTAatgttttgacaattttttgtcaatattttgTCATGGGTTCTTAATGACAGGTTATGTGTGTATAGGTTATTTTTGTAATGGATCATTTTTGTCTTGGGTTATTAATATCAGGTTGTTTTTTATGGCTTATGTTTATCATCGGTTATTCTTTTGTTCtaggttatttttgtttggttTATTTATGACAAGTTATGTTTTATGTGGTCTATGTTTGTCttgggttatttttgtttcggtTATTAATGACAGGTTATTTTAGTTTGCGTTATTAACGACAGGTGATTTTTGTTTCGGTTAGTAATGAcaagttatttttgtttagatTATTTATGAcaagttatttttgtttgggTTATTTATgtcagattattttttatgtggtCTATGTTTGTCatgggttatttttttttttttggcttatTAATAAcaggttatttttgtttcggtTATTAATGAcaggttatttttgtttaagttatttataacaagttatttttgtttggttTATTTGTAACAGGTTATCTTTGTTTCGGTTATTAATGAcaggttatttttgtttaagttatttataacaagttatttttgtttggttTATTTACGAcaagttatttttgttta
Proteins encoded:
- the LOC124405427 gene encoding cysteine-rich secretory protein 2-like isoform X2 yields the protein MRWIWMWIAVAATLPAATPWRTDRRPKLYGDRIPTRVLIPSTKKVQKKIVLYHNFFRTHVTPTAANMLAMKWHRGAARAAQRWAESCLALTHDNATGLHIDAFGTCGQNIFISTAQVPWFFAIKTWYLEKQLFKYGTEAQNDLGKIGHYTQMVWAPTHRVGCGWAKCPGKTGPGGRPYFSYVCNYCPAGNHPKRLSTPYIEGPSCSACKDHCRLGKLCKNACPWADLWANCQQLNDTWPNWLCESNTQQGHERRQFCRATCKCRDKIV
- the LOC124405427 gene encoding cysteine-rich secretory protein 2-like isoform X1, which translates into the protein MRWIWMWIAVAATLPAATPWRTDRSKPWPKLYGDRIPTRVLIPSTKKVQKKIVLYHNFFRTHVTPTAANMLAMKWHRGAARAAQRWAESCLALTHDNATGLHIDAFGTCGQNIFISTAQVPWFFAIKTWYLEKQLFKYGTEAQNDLGKIGHYTQMVWAPTHRVGCGWAKCPGKTGPGGRPYFSYVCNYCPAGNHPKRLSTPYIEGPSCSACKDHCRLGKLCKNACPWADLWANCQQLNDTWPNWLCESNTQQGHERRQFCRATCKCRDKIV